Proteins found in one Sporosarcina sp. FSL K6-3457 genomic segment:
- a CDS encoding DUF4288 domain-containing protein yields the protein MPIYSVKVLLESTVVPNNYPTEILFEETIRLLEVTDQDELETKVRNYFVDDTYENAEGGQVTWSLVKILDIFEVMVEFNEDINFKEVYSRYLHFDKPITANEVIELYSLDK from the coding sequence ATGCCTATCTATTCAGTTAAAGTATTATTAGAATCTACTGTAGTGCCAAACAATTATCCAACTGAAATATTATTTGAAGAAACCATTAGATTGCTAGAGGTTACAGATCAAGATGAATTAGAAACAAAAGTACGTAATTATTTTGTTGATGATACTTATGAAAATGCAGAGGGCGGACAAGTTACATGGAGCCTGGTAAAAATTTTGGATATATTCGAGGTCATGGTTGAGTTCAATGAGGATATTAATTTTAAAGAGGTCTACAGCCGCTATTTACATTTTGATAAGCCGATTACTGCAAATGAAGTCATAGAATTGTATTCCCTTGACAAGTAA
- the metH gene encoding methionine synthase — MSKYLIEEQLQKRILIMDGAMGTMLQNANLSPEDFGGEEYDGCNEYLNITRPDVLDRIHREYLEAGADIISTNTFGGTPIVLDDYDLGEQAHDINFRAAQLAKQCAKDFSTSEWPRFVAGAMGPTTKTLSVTGGATFDGLTNDFYIQAKALIEGGCDLLLMETSQDMLNVKAGTLGVKRAFEETGIELPVMISGTIEPMGTTLAGQSIEAFYISIEHIKPLSVGLNCATGPEFMTDHLRSLSELATSYVSCYPNAGLPDEEGHYHESPESLSKKLQGFADKGWLNIVGGCCGTTPEHIRAIREVVADKKPRQGPETIHGHSISGIEPLLYDDSMRPLLIGERTNVIGSRKFKQLIVDGKFEEASEIARAQVKGGAHVIDVCLANPDRDELEDVKNFMQEVVKKVKVPLVIDSTDEKVIEEALKYSQGKVIINSINLEDGEDRYDAVLPLVKKFGAAVVVGTIDEPGMAVTRERKLEVAERSYELLVNKWGLAPEDIIFDPLVFPVGTGDEQYIGSAVETIEGIRLIKEKMPRALTILGVSNVSFGLPPVGREVLNAVYLYHCTQAGLDYAIVNTEKLERYASIPEAEIKMANDLLFTTTDETLAEFTNFYRGKKKEKTEDDIPKTVPERLSYYIIEGTKEGLIPDLEAALNMYDAPLDVINGPLMDGMAEVGRLFNTNKLIVAEVLQSAGVMKAAVAFLEQFMDKSAGDTGKGKIVLATVKGDVHDIGKNLVEIILSNNGFTVVDIGIKVTPSTLIEVIRKEKPDIIGLSGLLVKSAQQMVITAQDFKAAGIDLPIMVGGAALTRRFTDTKIAAEYDGPVLYAKDAMFGLELANRLQDKEEKAALLIELDEQREKRAANDAIKAAKLANAPEVIAPKPVKTVREDVPVVVPKDLRRRIQKDYSVPHLYPYVNMRTLIGHHLGLRGNVNKMLENKEPRAVELHEMVTGFLESGHLSASGLYQFFPAQSDGDDVIVYDPEDATKEIERFTFPRQSKEPFLCLADFLKPVSSGVMDYVGFMQVTAGHGVRAFADKFKAEGKFLESHAFQATALELAEGFAERIHQEMRDHLGTPDPTDFTMLERFAAKYTGQRFSFGYPACPNLEDQAKLFKLLKPEDIGVHLTEEFMMEPEASVSAIVFAHPDARYFNVD; from the coding sequence ATGTCGAAATATCTTATTGAAGAACAGCTACAAAAAAGAATACTCATCATGGATGGTGCGATGGGGACTATGCTACAAAATGCTAACCTTTCTCCCGAGGATTTCGGTGGCGAAGAATATGATGGTTGTAACGAATATTTAAATATAACAAGACCCGATGTCCTAGACCGCATTCATCGTGAATATTTGGAAGCTGGAGCAGATATTATTTCGACAAATACATTTGGCGGAACACCAATCGTTCTAGACGACTATGATTTAGGTGAACAAGCGCATGACATCAACTTCCGTGCTGCGCAGCTCGCTAAACAATGTGCAAAAGACTTTTCAACCTCTGAATGGCCAAGGTTCGTTGCAGGTGCAATGGGACCAACAACAAAAACATTATCTGTTACAGGTGGGGCCACATTCGATGGATTGACAAATGATTTTTATATACAAGCCAAAGCATTGATTGAAGGCGGCTGTGATCTACTTTTGATGGAAACAAGTCAAGATATGTTGAATGTCAAAGCAGGTACACTCGGTGTCAAACGTGCATTCGAAGAAACTGGGATAGAATTACCGGTGATGATTTCTGGAACAATTGAGCCGATGGGAACGACATTAGCCGGCCAAAGTATTGAAGCATTTTATATTTCAATCGAACATATTAAACCACTTTCTGTTGGCCTCAATTGTGCAACAGGACCTGAATTCATGACCGATCATCTACGTTCGCTGTCAGAACTAGCAACAAGCTATGTCAGCTGTTACCCGAATGCCGGATTGCCAGATGAAGAAGGTCATTACCACGAATCGCCTGAATCACTTTCTAAAAAACTCCAAGGCTTTGCCGATAAGGGCTGGTTGAATATCGTAGGGGGTTGCTGCGGAACAACACCTGAACATATACGCGCAATCCGTGAAGTAGTAGCTGATAAAAAACCTCGACAAGGTCCTGAAACCATTCATGGCCATTCAATCTCTGGGATTGAACCCCTGCTGTACGACGACTCCATGCGTCCACTATTAATCGGGGAACGGACAAACGTCATCGGCTCCCGTAAATTTAAGCAGCTCATCGTTGATGGTAAATTTGAAGAAGCCTCCGAAATTGCACGTGCCCAAGTAAAAGGCGGCGCTCACGTCATTGATGTCTGTCTGGCAAATCCAGACCGCGATGAGTTAGAAGACGTGAAGAATTTCATGCAAGAAGTCGTAAAAAAGGTGAAGGTACCTCTTGTTATCGACTCAACGGATGAAAAAGTTATTGAAGAGGCTTTAAAATATTCACAAGGGAAAGTCATCATCAACTCCATTAACTTAGAGGACGGGGAAGATCGCTATGATGCTGTCCTACCGCTTGTTAAAAAATTCGGTGCCGCTGTCGTTGTCGGAACAATCGACGAACCTGGAATGGCGGTTACACGCGAACGTAAACTTGAAGTAGCCGAACGTTCTTACGAGCTTCTTGTCAACAAATGGGGACTAGCACCTGAAGATATTATTTTCGATCCGCTCGTTTTCCCGGTTGGAACAGGCGATGAGCAATACATCGGCTCTGCAGTCGAAACAATCGAAGGCATTCGTCTCATAAAAGAAAAAATGCCACGCGCATTGACAATTCTCGGTGTCAGTAACGTATCGTTTGGACTTCCACCTGTCGGACGTGAAGTATTGAATGCAGTGTACTTATATCACTGCACACAGGCAGGTCTTGACTATGCCATTGTCAATACAGAGAAACTAGAACGTTATGCTTCTATTCCTGAAGCAGAGATTAAGATGGCGAATGATTTACTCTTCACCACAACGGATGAAACACTTGCTGAATTCACCAATTTCTATCGGGGTAAGAAGAAAGAAAAAACGGAAGATGATATTCCCAAAACCGTTCCAGAACGCCTTAGCTATTATATAATCGAGGGAACAAAAGAGGGCTTAATTCCTGACTTGGAAGCTGCTCTTAACATGTATGATGCACCCCTCGATGTCATTAACGGACCATTAATGGATGGGATGGCCGAGGTTGGACGTTTATTCAACACAAACAAATTGATTGTTGCAGAAGTACTGCAAAGTGCCGGAGTGATGAAAGCAGCCGTAGCATTCCTCGAGCAATTCATGGACAAATCAGCAGGTGACACTGGGAAAGGGAAAATCGTCCTAGCTACGGTTAAAGGCGATGTCCATGATATCGGGAAAAACTTGGTGGAAATCATCTTGAGCAATAACGGCTTCACAGTCGTCGATATCGGTATTAAAGTAACCCCTTCAACGCTAATTGAAGTCATTCGAAAAGAAAAGCCTGATATTATCGGATTATCCGGGTTACTCGTTAAATCGGCTCAACAAATGGTCATCACAGCACAAGACTTTAAAGCTGCGGGCATCGATTTACCAATCATGGTTGGGGGAGCTGCGCTGACCCGCCGATTTACGGATACAAAAATTGCCGCAGAATACGATGGTCCTGTGTTATATGCGAAAGACGCGATGTTCGGACTAGAACTAGCCAATCGCCTTCAGGATAAAGAAGAAAAGGCTGCGCTATTAATTGAACTAGACGAACAACGGGAAAAACGGGCGGCAAACGATGCCATTAAGGCAGCCAAACTAGCAAATGCTCCAGAGGTAATTGCACCAAAGCCTGTGAAGACCGTACGCGAAGATGTGCCCGTTGTCGTCCCAAAAGATTTGCGTCGCCGTATTCAAAAAGACTATTCCGTTCCCCATCTCTATCCGTACGTCAACATGCGGACACTGATCGGCCATCATCTCGGCCTACGGGGCAATGTCAATAAAATGCTAGAAAACAAAGAACCACGTGCGGTGGAGCTACATGAAATGGTCACTGGATTTTTAGAATCGGGTCACTTATCCGCATCGGGTCTCTATCAATTCTTCCCAGCACAATCCGATGGCGATGATGTCATTGTCTACGATCCAGAGGATGCGACAAAGGAAATTGAACGCTTCACATTCCCGCGTCAAAGCAAAGAACCATTCCTTTGCCTAGCAGACTTTTTGAAACCAGTCTCTAGTGGCGTGATGGATTATGTCGGCTTCATGCAAGTGACAGCAGGACATGGTGTACGAGCTTTCGCAGATAAGTTTAAAGCGGAAGGCAAGTTCCTAGAAAGCCACGCCTTCCAAGCAACTGCACTTGAGCTGGCGGAAGGATTTGCGGAACGGATTCACCAAGAAATGCGCGATCACTTGGGCACTCCAGACCCAACAGACTTTACAATGCTTGAACGCTTTGCAGCAAAGTATACAGGACAACGCTTCTCGTTCGGTTATCCTGCCTGTCCGAACCTAGAGGACCAAGCAAAATTATTCAAACTGTTAAAACCAGAAGACATCGGCGTCCATTTAACAGAGGAATTCATGATGGAACCAGAAGCATCAGTTTCCGCAATTGTTTTCGCACATCCAGATGCAAGGTACTTTAATGTGGATTAA
- a CDS encoding histidine kinase, which translates to MRAFRYIIPIMMIVGTVSIMMLNKSHQEVPPMSRIYITLGAMGVSGVLAYFLFPKDEEKNK; encoded by the coding sequence TTGAGAGCTTTTAGATATATTATTCCGATCATGATGATTGTCGGGACGGTTAGTATTATGATGTTGAACAAAAGCCACCAAGAGGTTCCGCCCATGTCGCGTATCTATATTACGCTGGGTGCAATGGGGGTGAGTGGAGTTTTAGCTTACTTTCTATTTCCAAAAGATGAGGAAAAAAATAAATGA